In Arthrobacter sp. CDRTa11, one DNA window encodes the following:
- a CDS encoding toxin-antitoxin system YwqK family antitoxin, whose protein sequence is MDSRSPSLPRVEGDDLEWEGQLQTWNDEPFTGIQVWRFPNGAIESETTYKDGLSDGLSRSWDEQGQLRAQFTCRLGAMHGNRKKWHANGQLAEDGNYEWGVRIDEKEYNGQGALISEFTLDPADPDSQYGILLKFREAYNKYL, encoded by the coding sequence ATGGACAGTAGATCCCCATCGTTGCCGCGCGTCGAAGGCGACGATCTCGAGTGGGAGGGCCAACTTCAGACCTGGAACGATGAGCCATTCACCGGAATCCAAGTGTGGCGCTTTCCGAACGGAGCCATCGAGAGCGAAACGACATACAAGGATGGCCTCAGTGACGGCCTGTCGCGCAGCTGGGACGAGCAGGGGCAGCTGCGTGCGCAGTTCACCTGCCGCCTTGGCGCCATGCACGGCAATCGCAAGAAGTGGCATGCCAACGGCCAGCTCGCCGAGGACGGCAACTATGAATGGGGCGTCCGCATCGATGAGAAGGAGTACAACGGGCAAGGTGCGCTGATCAGCGAGTTCACCCTGGACCCGGCCGATCCCGACTCGCAGTACGGCATCCTGCTCAAGTTCAGGGAAGCCTACAATAAGTATCTGTAG